The DNA region ACCTTGACGGCGTTGGAGATCGCATATTCTTCTCGTTCTTCTCCTGATTATTAATGCAAATCAGATGATTACCTCTTCCATTTGATATAACACAATGTTTCAAACCTTTGCATATTGGCCATACACTAGGTAGTACTCTAATACTACTGCGGGATCCACACTATGTctaacacatagtgactatTCTTAAAGTGCGTACCCAATGTTAAATTTGGAACAAAGGTCTACACCTTTTCAAGTGATTACcttaattcatatctcatattgaTCATACACAAGGTAGTATATAAGTACTACTGTAGGATCTACACTATGTTTAGCACACAGTGACTATCCTAAATGTGCGTACCCAATTTAAATATGAATTAAATAAAGGTCTACactattttggtgattacctttaAAGTGTTAACATAAGatttgcataacacaaggtaatagaaaCATAGGTATCTACTGATAAATGTCACATTATGCTTTCTACTACTGTGAGATATACACCATAtctggtgattatcttcaacatattagctacataatttgagatttacactatgtaattcaagtttcaacttgactttacaaattttccattattattataatattaccACAATGATTTTTAATTAACCTActgtaaattaatcaaatcaatGGTCAAAATCCATGTACGATTCAAAGACTGGCAAAGAGTTCGATGAACTCACACTCGACggtcacaattatccaacatAGACAATGGACATCAAGATTAGTCTTGTGTCCCACGGAATAATAGCGGCACTACTGCCTCCCCAAGAGGGAGAACCACCGCTACAAAATCATGTTATATATGGTGCATTATACATAAAGCATCATATCCATATGGATCCCAAGtctgagtatctgatggaaAATCCGAGCACTTTGTAGCTAACTCTCAAAAGCATATGTGAACATCAAAGGCAGTCATTCTGCCCCGATGCATATCATGAATGGACACATCTCCGAATCCAGGACtttaagttcgtcggagaataCAATCATGATGTTCATAAATCTGCTCAGAATTGAGCTTTTGCCGAAAAAGAACCTACAAATAcgaaaaaatagataaaacttTATCTACTATGTTTTCCGTTGATAGGATCTTACAGTAACAATACCATGCAAGAGCATACCATGTTTATTTTGACTTAATCCATGTGTTACTTCAGGCCGAAaaacatgatgaactccttctaagAAATTATCATTAGCGTCCAATCGGCGCTGCTCCTTTACCTAAAGTACACACTAATGCTCAAAATAATAATAAGTTCAAATAGCTCTATTAAATGTTATCTAAAGAACTTCAATGGTAAacacaaatgcaacaaaaagtAGAAACCAGATTAGGGTAAGGCATTTTCAAACTTAACGAATCTAATGTTTGTCATAAGTGTGAATGCTACAAGCAGCATCCAGAGTGGTGCTGGCCAGCGACCTTCGACCAAGTTGTCCACGGGAATATCCTCAGATCTGATCGAATCGCTGAACGGGAACACCTTCCAGCCATCCCAGAGCCACCCTGAGGCGTACACATGTCCCACCCCACTGCCCAGGGCGTGCACGGAACATTGCCGAGCCCTTTGCGTCCACAAACAGTGCCATGCCGTCTAGGCTCTCCTGCTCCACCCACTGCCTTTTCACCAACTGGCACACCCTGAACTTGACCATGCCCCGTGAAGACGGCCCCGGGACGAACGTGTAGTGCATGGTGAAGATCTTGCCATCATGCTCGACCAAGTAAGGGCCTATCTTGTGCGTGAGCCTGAACGGGTCGGGTTCCTTCTGAATCGTCATTATCAAGCAGCGGAAGCTGAACATGAAGTCGAACAGCAGCAGGTCGCCACTGGACAGAAGGGCGTACACCCGCCCCCTGACAACCGCCAACTGGACCGGGTGGTCGCTAGGCTGCCAGCTGTTCCATGGCGTGGTGTCCCATGCTGTGGCGCCGGAGATGCAGGTCCGGAAGAAGCCGTCCTCGCAGTAGAGCACGATGCGGCAGCCGCCTGCAGGAGACGCGGGGTCGCCGAGTACGGCACCGATCATGCGAAAGCCGACGATGTCCGGGAAGGACGGCTTCCGCAGCGGAGGGAACGGCCGAAGCTCCTGACCGCTGAGTGGGTTGGTAAGCATCGTCCGGCTGGTGCTCCGGTCGACTGTGATGAGGTACCCGCGCGACTGGCACACCGAGCACGTGCGGAGGAACCGCGGGGGGAGCGGGTGAAGGagcccgccgcagctggcgtgGGGCAGCTCGGCGGCTCCAGGGGACGCGGTGCGGAAGCACGGGCGGGTGCGGCCGGGGCGCCACCGCCGGCCGCCGGCCACGGGCCAGACGGGGCACATGGCGGCCTCGCCCCAGGCGGGCCGCAGGAGGAGGGGCGGCATCGCGGACGCCAGGGCCTTCCTGGAGGCAGTCGCGAGGGCGCGCCACTGGCGGCAGACGGCGGCGAAGCCGGAGGTGGGGGAGCCCGAGAGGACGATAGCGCGGAAGATGCAGAAGAGGATGTCGTCCGGGAGGCGGGTCCAGTCGACCTTGTGCCTCCGCCTTTTGCCCCCGTGGGTCTCTTCCTTGCCGCTGCACCGGAAAAGCTTGCGCttgccggcgacggcggctccgGCCTCCTCCACTGCCATCACGAGGTGCGCCGTCGCAGCGAAAGGCGATGGAGACTGTAGGTGCAGCGGGCTGGGCTGGATCCGCACTTAAATCGCAGCGGGCTGGGATGGAGAATGGCTACCCGTTTCGAATGTGGATGCAGAGGAGAAGTCGGAGTAGAGATCTAGGTCGGCGGACTAGTGCCTGCCGCCGTCTGCTCcgtcggcggacacggagaagATTTTCAGGGCCCGGGCCCCGGGGTGGTCGGCGCGTTTTGGTTCCCCGTCGTGAAATGTCAAATTTTAGCCGTGTTCAGGTATTTGGATTGAGGCTAAGATTGAGGCATACCTAAGAGAAACTGACTAGCAAAAAAAATTTTGGTGCTGTTTGGTACAGTTTTTTTCTGAGAAGCTGCTGGCCGAAGAAATAGACTGTTTGACAGTACTAATTTTTATATGGCTGATTGTTTGGTCAAAATGTGAAAAAGGCTAGAATGCTTCTGAGAGGTATGGTGACTTATTTATTGTTGATTTAATAGAGACATTACTATCTAATTACCTTTTGACacttttttaaagaaaattttaatgaCAATGTTAGcgagaaaaatttgagaagaaattcTACATTTCATATAGACACAAATTATAATTTAAATATCGAAAGCtgtaaaatatattaataatcatcatgtagatcatataaGTATAACAAAAGATAACATTTTGATATATACAGCATTACGAAGCCACCAAAGCTACTGTAATAGCATCAATTAGTTCACCTATATCTCACCCATAACATCATTTGCAATGGAATTAGATCCGGTCTCTCCATCGACATACATCTGGTCTCAACATGCTAAATCTTGCTTCTAAATTCCAATcagctatattttattaatatcctaTAACTAAAATAATATTCCAACGATCATATCTCCAacgattatattttttaaatctataTATACAAATCCATTTGCCTGGTTATTTCTGTAAGACAtttgtcttgttgttcctcCTTTATCACAGCAAAATAAGTTGTCAATCTCTGTTAGATTCGTTATTGTCGGAGCTGTACAGGTGTAGAGCACACGGTTCAATTCAGAAGTATCTGGAGATGTATGTACCGGGCAACTACTAAAGCTACAGGCTCTGAAGATAGATAGATGCAGTTTCTTCTGTTTGTCTGATTACTTCTTTCCTTCTTGGAACAAAATATCTCACTGGTAAAAACTTGCTCTGGAATGTAGAGCCCAAACAATCTAGAAATATGCAAGATAAGTATCAAGAGCCTACTGTAAAAACCAACTAGAGCAGGATTGAATATTTAAGTGGAGAATGGATGTAAGCCTAATCTCAGAGTTCTAGTGAGATCCATAGCAACaagttcaagaaacaaatatcCCAAATAAATCTCAGATGCGAATGCATCAATAGAACCCACAAAAGTTAGGAACAAACTCGTTGCTAACTCACGAGCTGAACCATTTAAATGATTTAGTAGTTATTAGAGAAGATGGAAAGAAGCTGACCTTGCATCAAACTGGCATGTCCTCTCGCGGAAGGTGAGGCGACCGCAAGACCAGAGGCGCACACAGGCGTCGAGTGCGGGCAGCAGCCTGGGCAGGCTTTTCTGGAAGGACCAAACGGCCATGAGCAGAACTGCGTCCACCACGGCGAGCATCGGGAACAACGCCGCCCACCTCAAGATCTGGTGCGGCGCCGGGGGGTGGGGGGGTTCAGAACGCAACAGCATGAGCTCTGAAGGGGAATGGCAGCTGCAGGGGATGAGCTCAGATGGTGCGAGGGAGATTTCATGAGGGAGGGGCCGGCCATTGTCAATGACGAGTGCTATCCTCCTCCCTATGTGGCGAGCAAGAGGGAGGCTATAGCGAGTCCTAATTTTTGGCGACCCTGATACTGAGCCGGCTGGAGCCAATTTTTTCATGGAATTGCCATATTTGGCTATAGGGGGAGTCGTTGGAAAGCCGGTTAGAGATGCTCTTATGCGCCATCTCCATTCCTTCAGTACGGCCTGTAGCGACGATCTTTTGAAGCATTCTTCCTCCGACGCCTCTCCATGAAGGCATCAAGCTTTCCTGCCTCCTGTGAATGATGAACAGATATTAGAAAAAGTTGAGATAAATATCCCTAATTTTGAAAAAACTGCCAGCAAACCTTGTGAATGTTACCTTGAGCTCATTGTACTTGTTCATCAACTTCCTTTGGCGAAGTTTAGCTGGTCAAGAAAATGAAAGTAACTTTCAGGTTTGCATATAGAGAGACAGTGAGCAAGGGAAGGAGGGGCTGGGATTGAGAAACAGACATTTCTTTAGATAATATGGTTGTTTTCCAGTTTTTGCTACTTCCTTCTTGTCGACGATTTGTGAACCGATGATCCAATGAACTTGTTAAAATAATAAGGGATGCTTAGAGTAGACGAATCATAAGGGAACACACAtgggtttttatataggtttgggCCTTCCTGagaataataaccctacgtcctatTTGTCTTTATTGAttgagcctgttacaagagGGTATGTGGCTAGGCTAGATGactctaaacctagtcggtgatTTCATTACTCGGCTTATGTTGGCTTGATTGTGCTTCTAATGTCTTGTGTAGACTTGTGTCACTTATCCTCCGTAGGGTCTACTAATGtattatatataatataagGGTGTCATACATCCTATGAAGCCTCCTTTCTGttcttgaaaataaatttttctgGTTACGGGATGCCTTAGGTATCTATGGGTAGTTTCTTTTCATCCAGGGATCCCTTTCCTGGAGATAAAAATATGTCTCGAGAATTGCTGAAAACCCTAGGGTGcccagatatggtaactatccattattcatcaccAAGCCCTCAATCAGTACATGAAATAAGGCTTCGACTGATCAAGTATATGGCCAACAAAGATAGCTTTTTGTCTGACTATGTCATTGAGTAAGACTCAGGTCCCTAATTAGGGTGAAGCTTCTAACCGGCTTCTCTGATTTTCTACTCACGATTTCGAACGCCTTCAAGTCCCCAAGAGAGAcctcgagaaggtgttccatccgaGTAGGTTTTCTGATAGCTTTTCCTTTTAGAAGGAAAAAATGTTTATCACTAGTTGattttgaaagttgaaacaTTGCAGCGGAGATTTCGTGTAGTGGTGGGAATCTTTTCCTACCAGAGTATTATGATTACAGTAGTAGCGCGAGGAGCCGAACTCCTTGGGGTACAGCGCCAACTGCCCCACATGCACTGGGCATTAAATGCGATGTGATGATAAAGCGGGAGATGGTGACCTTGAGTCATGTCGTGTTGTTAGCCGAAACGCCATTTTCGGGAGCCTCCACTCTGCATAAAGGCAAAGGGAGAGCTTGCCTCAACGTCCATTCTTCCTTCACCGATTGCTTTCCATCACACTCGTCATTCTCCTTGCGCCCTTAACCTCCAAACCCCTCCCCCCAAAAAATCCTCTTCCCTCAATCTCTCAGGCAACATCATgggcaagaagaagatcaagaaagaGAGCTCCTCAGCCGACGAGATGGCGAGTGTGATCCCGGAGTGGCAAGAATCCAAGATCACGGAGGAGGCTCTGGAGAAGGTCGAGATCGAAGAGGTGATTCCTCCTCAGGTTCTGATCCCCTGCACGACAGCGGTGGGGTAAACAACCTCAAGCCTGGACACTCACAACACAGTGGTCTTCCTTGACTTCTTTGGTTGCGGCTTCAActtccctccttctagtttctttctcAAGGTGCTTGCTTTCTATGGCCTGAAACTCATCCACTCTAATCCCACCttcatcatcatgctgagcatcttcGTACATCTGTGTGAGGCCTTTCTTGGTTTCTGCCCATCCCTCAACCTTTTTCGGTACTTCTATGTACTTAAGAGGCTTCAAAATAAGGTTGTCGGTGGCGCTGGATTTTGACTTCGGAAAGGCAAGTCGGGAGAGTACATCAATTTCATCGCCAAGTCCTCCTGATCAGGTTGGCACAAGAAGCGGTTCTACGGCCAACCCGGCCTGCAGGGACTTCCTTACCGGGGCTTGTTGTCATTATCGAGGCCCACCTAGACGGAAGAGCTGGTGATGACCGCCCTTCGTTGAAACCTTATCGGGGAGATCTAGCACCTGAAGGAGATGAATCTGACAGCATATGATGTTGCCAGGGACTTCATTAGGCACTGCCTTAGTCCTATAAAGTCGAGGATTACCTGAGCTTGGCAATTTCCAGCTGGATTGGATCCGGCCCGAGAAGGTGAGATATGTATTTCCCGATCCCGAGTAGCCATATTTAAGTGATCTGCAAGATCAATTCTCATTGTTTGTTGCTTCTTCTCATAGTGTTTTCACCAGAGGCTACTGACAAGAGGGTCAAGGTTCTTTTTGAGGCCATCCCCTCTCCTGACCGCAAGAAAGTCCCGATCCCCATTGCGAAGATGGACTTCGAAGCTCGGGCGAGAATCATGTTGGTAAGTGCCTTCAACCTTCTcgattcttgttttctttttgagtaGTCGTACCTGTTGTGACGGTTATCGTGATCTTGGACAACTTCCCAGACACGAAGGGCCCGATCTGGAGACCGAGAACGCAAGGGCCCCGCTGCAGACCCGTATGATGTTCTTATCATAGGGAGTAGGGGTCCAAGTGGGAGTGGTCATGGCATGCTGCAAATCACATCCTTCGACAACGGTATGGTGTTGGAGGGTGATAGCTTCGCGGGAGTAGATTCAGCGGTGGGTGGCGTTAGGCCACTGATGCCAACTGCTCTTACTCCCTCTACTTTCGCCAACCCTATGCTGACTTCGACAACGCTCCTAACTCTGGTAAGTTGAACTTTTATCCAGATACTTTGTGGGCGTGCCTATTCTTAATTTTTGTTGGCATGCTTTAGCCTTCGACCTAGGAACATGGGAAGGCAGTAATTCTAGTGAGCTCGTCGGGCGATGCTCCCTTAGCCCCACAAGCATTGGGGAGCAAGAGAATAACACCCCTCCTGATCCCTGTGAAGCCTTTGCTGACCAAAAAATGGCTCAGATATGCTAAGAATTATTTTCTATGCATCAGTGGCTACTAGTTAGGAATTGGAGGTAGCCAGCCCTGAGGTCGCCACAGCCCCTTCATAGAAGAGGTACGAGATCTCGCTCGATGCAACCTGGGGGGACATGCTCAAAGGTAGGGTAGGCCAGCAGACGGACTCGGTGTTCAACGCCTTCTTCGTGGTAAGAGTCTACCTGCAGGTTAGAAATCTAATATGTGGAATAATTGGTACTGACCTTGACATTCTTTCTAGTTTGTCATGCATCGCTTGAACAAGACCCGCTGTGATGCCAAGAAGGCCACCGTCTGAGTAGATGAACTCAAGAAGGAGGCTATCGAGCTATGCCACCAGATCTCTCAAGTGACGGCCGAGATGGAGAAGGTGGATGCTGTGCTAGAGGACCTGATGAACTGTAAGCTTCTAGTATCTCGACAGGCTGCTCATCCATTCTGTCTTCTTAATATGTCGCCATGCAAAACTCTCCACTGCTCGAGAAATTATTGCCCAGGAAGGGGCCCAGATGTCAGTCGCCCACCAATAACTCATCACAACGCTCAACAACATCTTCCAGGAGGCGCTTGCCAGGGTTGGGATCCAAGTAGAGGATCTTGGTGGAGAGGATGATCCAGGGCTTGCTATCCAGGCCACCAAGCTTGCCAAGACATTTGGTGGGTTCTGAGGGACGGTCATCAAACACATTTTGATCTAGTCTTGGCGGAGCACAGAGCTAGCACTCGCTTTTGCGCTGGTCGTCCTAAAGACCCACCAACCGGAGTTCAACCCAAGCATCCTCCTGGAAGGCTTTAGGAATGAGTCGGAAGAGTCATCGGTTGAGAAGGTTGAGGAGGCAACTAGGATAGACAAGGACTTCGTGGATGGGATTGACTTCTTGCCCTTGCTGTACTTTTTCCTTTTTACCCTGGAGTTTGTAAAAAATACTTGGTagattttgttagttttagttGGGAACTTAAATGTTTTTCATGCTTGATGAGAGTACTTCATACTGAACTCTTTTGATATCATATCATGGTTTTCTTAttagtttttttcctttgattAGTTTGGGGTGCATTGATCACTAGTTGGAGCATTTATTATGACCGGCCTTAGGTCCGCTTAGGTGGGAGGCATTGTAGCACCAGACACTCATGGAACGCTACAAGGAGCCTTTTTCGTAACTATGAGTTTGCAATGTAACGATCATTTCTCCTCTCGTTAGAAATTGCTTTCAGAGggtacacaatatgttgttttcgATTTCCAGCGCCTAGTACTTATTAAGCCCCCAACTGTCTATTTGGAAATAAAGTTTTCGGGTAGGTAGTCTAAATGGTAAAAACATAATAAAGTAAAGGGAACTCATATTGCCCTTGAGTTGAGATAAGCTTTTCACCGCCCAGGTGTGCATTTGGGATGAAGGACCGGAGAAGTGACTTACCCCATTTGTCGAGATAATCTTTTCACCGCCCCGGGTGCGCATTTGGAATGAAGGACCCGAGAAGCGACTTACCTTATTTGTCGAGCATGAAGATGCACGGAAAGACAAgtaaggaagaaaaagaaaatcgatcgacttcctaggcaatatgatcATTATTGTCGTGAGAAGTACTATTAGGACTTACATAATTTATTGACGACCAACGAGCTATGCAGACCTATTATCTGAACCTAAATGACACATACTAGATTAAGCCGATAAGCAGTGACCCTTATTACTTTGGGGGTAGCGTAGGCACTATTTCATGGGCTCTGAACTAATCATGGAGCCGAGCTCCTTGATTTGGGTTTGCATCTTGAGGCGATGTGATCGCAGTCACTGCTGAGGCTTCTTacccaccttgatccttgagctcttgagTTTCTCGCTTGGTTCGTGTTGAACTGCCATGTTCAGACTCTGCTTGTCTCAACAGAGACCTGCATTGGGACAAAGATCCAGGTACTATaccgtggaaggcttgagtaatcGGCTTGATAGCAAACTGGAAAATATGCATCCCGTCAAGTGCATTTGCGAAGATGATATTTAGGGGACTCCCTCCATCATTAAAAACTCGGGTAACCCTGCAATTATTTATTGTACGCTTGACCACTATCGAGAAGCAGCCTGGCCGTATGAAGTTATCATGGCAATTTTTTTGGCTGAAGGAGATTTCTGTGTTTGACCACTTAATAGCCTGACGACCCACAGGGATGGTTGATAGGACTTCTCGGGTCACCGTCTTGTACTACCATTTGGACTTGTACGATGCGAAACCACCGAACATATGGTCGATTGTCCTCTGGTATGGCTGGAAAGACATCAGGTCCATATCGTCCTCACTACTATCCGAGTCAGAGTCTCTACTTCGGGCTATGACCTAgctcttctttcccttggccACTTCTCGACCTCTGCTTTGACCATTTTCTTCCAGAGGTGGCACTCATGGAGGTTGTGGTTGTTGGTTTGGTGGAGGTCTTACCAGGGCTTACCGTCACATTTGTTGGAGCTTGGTGTAGAGTTATTGCCCTGGGAGGAACTGGGATGCTTGTCGGGACGGGTGTCAAGCAAATatgcaaaaacttcatcagaattatttttcttgccttTACCTCCCTTGgcgttcttcttgcgcttggcCTTTGCCTTGTCACCCTCGAGCACAGGTTGAAGGCGCTTGATGCCTTGAGTCTTCTCTTTAATGAAGAGAATCGCGTCTTCAGCCTTATCGGACTCATCGATGATCTCCATGAGCTCCTTAATCATCTCAGGCTCTTGGGTGGTGATATCTTCCATGCATCTTCGACTCCTAACCCCCCAGTTGAATGCTTGTATGACGTCGTAGTTGTTGACCTTAGGGATGTTGTTCTGGATATTGCTGAAATGGTGTACGAACTCGCGCAAGGTTTCACTCCCCGTCTGCTTGCAACAGTAGAGATCGTTTTTCATGCCGGGACTAACGTATGTATCCTGAAAGTTGGCTCAGAATACATCGCAAAGCTACCCCCACGAGTAGTTTGTTCCCGATGGTAaattggtcaaccatgtcttggTTGCCCCTTCAAGAGCGATAGGGAGGTAATTAGCTATTACCTTCTTGTCCCCATCGACTGCTTGGATGGCAGTGctatagatctggagaaactcaacgGGATTTGTACTttcattgtatttctcgatcgtCCTGAGATGGAACATTGCCGACCAGCTTACGTTTTTGCAGATCTGGAGAGAAAGCTAGGCATCTATTGATGGTGCTTGGTTTTGTTCCAGCATCCCCAAGAGTCTTTCCCACAGAGATTAGAGATCAACCGCGATTTGATTGATGTTGGGATGTTCACTGGTTAGATCGATGAGGGGTAGACCAAGCCTCTTTAGAAGCCCCCAAATGCCTTCGCCGGTCATTGATGACCTCACGCAAGTAATTGGTTGGATGACCCTTGACTGGCGAGGTTTGGCGGCGGTTGTTCGCCTAGTTGTCATCCTAGGAATCTTTGTTCCTGAGGTTATGCCTTTTTGAGTCTGATGCATCTCGTGATGGGGGATTGCCTAGTTTGTCCCGATTAGCGCTGCCTCCTGCTAGGGCCACATAAGAGTTCTCGGCCTGGATGtgatctcctttgttaagtcaaccaccaagttcatccaatccataCTGGCTGAGGTAGTTAGATCTGTGATCGGAGGGCACATGAGGACCTCTTGTATAAGAAGTAACCTCTTAACAGTTGCGGATTTAAAGCAATTAGCCCCTTTTTGATGTTCGAGAGACGGTAAGACCGGGGCTCCGTTAAGGACCGGGGGTGGTATGCTCGTCTAGAGCTGACCATTGCCCGCATCCGGAGCCGAAGGACCCTGTCTGTTTGTAGGATCGTCGTCATGATTACCCATATTTTCACCTTCGTCTCCGATAGTGAAAACTTCTCGGGGGTAACCTCTGTTGGAGGaggtgtctagatccatcatggctGTTTCATCTGATTACTCCGGgttggtatcttgacaatccatgttgtcagaagctACAGAGATCTATCCCGACTTGCTGTGAATCGAATTTGATGCCGTAATCCTTAATGCACTGATAcataaattgacttacctcatcgcttgaaTCGTCAACGGAAAGTTCATCACCGAAATTCACCCGATCGATCACCGACTCACCAGGGAGAGGGGTAAAATTGTTGTAGAAACCCTCATATGAAAAACCAATTCTCGGTAAAGCTTTAGGCAATGTCGATGACATATTCTATGCAGTTTCTTCAAcgccttttgtcatgatccccacatACGGTACTAGCTGTCAATGATTTGTGAACCGTCGATTTAACGAACTTGTTAAAAAAATAGGGGATGTTTGGAGTAGACGAATCACGAGGGAACACGCAtgggtttttatacaggtttggacctccctgaggataataatcctacgtcctgtttatcttgtattgattgaGCTTGTTACAATGGGGTAtatggctagcctagatgactctaaacctagtcggtgacttctttACTCGGCTTTTGTTGGCTTGATTGGACTTCTATGGCTTGTGTAGACTTGTGTCGCTTGTCCTCCGCAGGATTc from Phragmites australis chromosome 8, lpPhrAust1.1, whole genome shotgun sequence includes:
- the LOC133927017 gene encoding rRNA biogenesis protein RRP36-like; protein product: MKSRITWIVSQLKSHPQKNVESKILREHIKKEKEVAKTGKQPYYLKKSKLRQRKLMNKYNELKEAGKLDAFMERRRRKNASKDRRYRPY